A DNA window from Anastrepha ludens isolate Willacy chromosome 6, idAnaLude1.1, whole genome shotgun sequence contains the following coding sequences:
- the LOC128866692 gene encoding polyadenylate-binding protein-interacting protein 1, whose amino-acid sequence MDITPGRAPFTEDEDYTPLRKPKSASNTPTHGATSHSLTANPTDAYVRTVSPSKLSPYAKEFVPRFGGSGSNSAVGAQERLERHQQQYNQQNYQQYQQQPARLQRYSNGYQHNHNLSHNQQQYGQQITSLTASVQERLKIGAGASSSGSKNTANNYYNQQQQQHQQHQHQHHPRHNKHHNNQQSQHHHNQHHGGQGRYQRHNNAGASSSTAGSGNTGSDVEMIALDYLQTVIQCLNQNPGQFDTIATRFLTIFEGMENNQYVLSNAMEDIFNESIQNPNFRYMGAKLYNLLHMLNLKKDSLFHTLLKCKLDYHQQEVLQYMQSNQQQKVRETALFLAELYMQLRGDDTRIHLIAENIVYSLKQLLSKESSDNVRCICLTLKLAGYDLTADCPTEMREIIERLDAVNVKWPGKYPLAANVISLQKNNWGRKVNSPTAEVEAAATAAAKTPEPLRMSDEPIFYGPDGRELTAEETDFLADGAAAMPGSGSTDEDADLDVDLDPEMDEETEKAYKEFCKQNNANT is encoded by the coding sequence atggaTATAACTCCGGGTCGTGCCCCATTTACTGAGGATGAAGATTATACACCATTGCGAAAGCCAAAGTCGGCCAGCAATACACCAACACACGGCGCTACGTCGCATTCGCTAACTGCGAATCCCACTGACGCTTATGTACGCACCGTGTCGCCATCAAAACTGTCACCGTACGCTAAAGAGTTCGTGCCGCGCTTCGGTGGCAGCGGTAGCAACTCGGCGGTTGGAGCTCAAGAGCGGTTAGAACGTCATCAACAACAGTACAATCAGCAAAACTATCAACAATATCAGCAGCAACCGGCGCGTCTACAACGCTACTCAAATGGTTACCAACATAATCATAATCTTAGCCATAATCAGCAACAATACGGTCAACAAATCACCTCACTGACTGCGTCTGTGCAGGAGCGCTTGAAGATAGGAGCTGGTGCCAGCAGTAGTGGGAGTAAAAATACTGCCAATAATTATtacaaccaacaacaacaacaacatcaacagcatCAACATCAACACCATCCCAGACATAACAAGCATCATAATAATCAACAGTCGCAACATCATCATAATCAGCATCACGGTGGACAAGGCCGCTACCAACGACACAATAATGCCGGTGCATCCAGTTCAACTGCCGGCAGTGGTAATACCGGGTCAGATGTGGAAATGATTGCACTTGACTATTTGCAGACCGTCATTCAATGTCTTAATCAAAATCCTGGCCAATTTGACACAATTGCCACGCGGTTTCTTACCATATTTGAGGGAATGGAGAATAACCAATATGTACTCTCGAATGCCATGGAAGACATTTTTAATGAATCTATACAGAATCCCAACTTCCGCTACATGGGCGCCAAGCTCTACAACCTTTTGCACATGCTCAACTTAAAGAAAGACTCGCTTTTCCACACGCTGCTCAAGTGTAAGCTGGACTACCACCAGCAGGAGGTTTTGCAGTATATGCAGAGTAACCAGCAACAAAAAGTGCGTGAAACAGCTCTCTTCCTCGCCGAATTGTATATGCAGTTGCGCGGTGATGACACTCGTATCCACCTAATTGCTGAAAATATAGTGTATTCACTTAAGCAATTGCTGTCGAAGGAGTCCTCAGACAATGTCCGTTGCATTTGCTTAACACTGAAATTGGCGGGCTATGATCTGACTGCGGACTGTCCCACTGAAATGCGTGAAATTATAGAACGTTTAGACGCTGTGAATGTTAAGTGGCCGGGAAAATATCCGCTGGCGGCAAATGTTATATCGTTGCAGAAGAACAACTGGGGTCGAAAAGTGAATTCGCCAACTGCAGAGGTTGAGGCTGCGGCTACAGCGGCGGCGAAAACTCCCGAACCGTTGCGCATGAGTGATGAGCCTATCTTTTATGGACCGGATGGGCGTGAACTTACAGCAGAAGAAACTGACTTTTTAGCAGACGGGGCAGCGGCTATGCCGGGTAGTGGTTCTACAGATGAAGACGCTGATCTCGATGTTGATTTGGATCCCGAAATGGACGAGGAGACTGAAAAAGCTTACAAAGAGTTTTGCAAGCAAAATAATGCCAACACATAG